Part of the Erwinia amylovora genome is shown below.
CAAAACCGATTACCGTATGCGGACGGTGGACGCTCCAGCTGAAACCGTACTTATCGGCCGCAGCGAACACTTCATCCTCCTGGGCATAGTAGAAGTTTTCGACCGGCTGGCGGCCCTGTTCTTCGCGGAACGGGGTGACCGGAACCGCACCTTTGCCGTAGGCATCAAACGGGCCAAGATAGTGCTTCAGTCCGGTAATCAGCGCCACATGGCCGCCTTTCAGCCCTGCACCAAGCGCATCCAACACGTTGCGTACCATCGCCCCGTTAACGCGGATGTTCTCTTTTTCATTTTTCTGGCGTGCCCAGGCGCTGAAAAACACCTTATCAACGGTGATATCCTGCAATACGGTTTTTACCGCATCCTCATCCGTCAGATCGGCAGCCAGTGAGGTGACGCCAGTGATGACCGCCGTGCGCCCGCGTGACAAGCCATAAACCTGCCAGCCCTGCGCCAACAGGCGTTCGGCCAGTGCACTTCCGGTGACGCCACTAACGCCCACAATTAAAGCTCGTTGCTGCATGATGTTTCTCCCGCTTTGTTGATGACACCAGCTTAATAGAGAATTTAATTCTTATCTAAGGTATAAATTCATAGTATTAATGAACAGGAGGAATTAATGCCGGTATCCGAAGATCGTCTCCGGGGGATCACGCCCTTCGTCGCCAGCGTGGAAAGCGGCAGCTTCACCGCCGCCGCCGGGCGCCTGCATCTCACCTGCTCGGCGGTGAGTAAAAGCATTGCCCGGCTGGAAGCACGCCTTGGCTCTCGCCTGTTTGAGCGCACCACGCGCAGCCTGGTGCTGACCGATGCCGGCCAGGCATTTTATGATACCTGCGCCCGCGTGCTGGGCGAGCTGGCCGAAGCGGAATCGGTGCTGGCGGCGCAGCGCAGCATGCCGGTCGGGCGTCTGCGCGTGGCGGTACCGCATACTTTTGGCCGCCTGCATGTGATGCCGCTGCTCAACGACTTCTGCCGACAGCACCCGGAGATGCAGCTTAATCTGTCATTCTCGGACCGTTTTGTTGACCTGTTTGAAGAGGGAATCGATGTGGCGGTGCGTATTGGTGGGCCAGGCAACTATCCGCCCTCTCTCGGCGTGCGTTATCTCGGCAGCGAGCGTCTGATTTTCTGTGCTGCCCCAGACTATCTGGCGCAGCACGGTATCCCGCAGTCGCTGGCGCAGCTGGAACAGCACAAGGCGATTGTTTACAACCGCATCGACGGCAGCACCAGCCCGTGGCATGTGGCCTCACTGGATGGCCGTATCACTACACGTACCGTAGCGCACCGCATGGCGCTGGCGGATGGTGAAGCGCAGCGCTCGGCGGTAGCGGCCGGGCTGGGAGTAGCGCAGATGGCAACGTGGTTAATGGAGCAGCAG
Proteins encoded:
- a CDS encoding LysR family transcriptional regulator, producing the protein MPVSEDRLRGITPFVASVESGSFTAAAGRLHLTCSAVSKSIARLEARLGSRLFERTTRSLVLTDAGQAFYDTCARVLGELAEAESVLAAQRSMPVGRLRVAVPHTFGRLHVMPLLNDFCRQHPEMQLNLSFSDRFVDLFEEGIDVAVRIGGPGNYPPSLGVRYLGSERLIFCAAPDYLAQHGIPQSLAQLEQHKAIVYNRIDGSTSPWHVASLDGRITTRTVAHRMALADGEAQRSAVAAGLGVAQMATWLMEQQLAQGELIPILPQLSVAGLPLYVVWPRRKQLMPKVDALLNTLAKLQVE